In Pseudomonas fakonensis, one DNA window encodes the following:
- a CDS encoding ABC transporter substrate-binding protein, whose product MLPRFAALLAGLSLTGLAQAAATHYPLTVDNCGAPQTFAQAPERAVTIGQAGTEMLYALGLGDKLAGTSLWFNNVLPEYAAQNAKVPRLADNDPSFEAVVGKRPQLVAVQFEWMVGAQGVVATREQFDELKIPTYLLPSDCEGKDNLVGADGTRLQPFKVDSIYKSVSQLAEIFDVQARGQQLNAELKGQLDHARQQLAGKDLSHTSALFWFSSADLEMDPYVAGRQGVADFMLQTLGVRNVVESNEEWPTVGWETLAKANPTWLIIARMDRRRFPADDYQKKLDFLRNDPVAKNMDAVKNGRIIVLDADAMQAGIRLFKGLERLSDAFATGKAPQP is encoded by the coding sequence ATGCTGCCCCGTTTCGCCGCCCTGCTCGCCGGCCTGTCGCTGACTGGCCTTGCCCAGGCCGCCGCCACCCACTACCCGCTCACCGTCGACAACTGCGGCGCCCCGCAGACCTTCGCCCAAGCCCCCGAGCGCGCCGTGACCATCGGCCAGGCCGGCACCGAGATGCTCTACGCCCTGGGCCTTGGCGACAAGCTGGCCGGCACCTCGCTGTGGTTCAACAACGTGCTGCCCGAGTACGCCGCGCAAAACGCCAAGGTGCCGCGCCTGGCCGACAACGACCCAAGCTTCGAAGCGGTGGTGGGCAAGCGCCCGCAACTGGTGGCGGTGCAGTTCGAGTGGATGGTCGGCGCCCAGGGCGTGGTGGCCACCCGCGAGCAGTTCGACGAGCTGAAGATCCCCACCTACCTGCTGCCCTCGGACTGCGAAGGCAAGGACAACCTGGTGGGCGCCGACGGCACCCGCCTGCAGCCGTTCAAGGTCGACAGCATCTACAAGAGCGTCAGCCAGCTGGCCGAAATCTTCGACGTGCAGGCCCGTGGCCAACAGCTCAACGCCGAGCTCAAGGGCCAGCTGGATCACGCCCGTCAGCAACTGGCCGGCAAGGACCTGAGCCACACCAGCGCGCTGTTCTGGTTCTCCAGCGCCGACCTTGAGATGGACCCATACGTGGCCGGCCGCCAGGGCGTGGCCGACTTCATGCTGCAGACCCTGGGCGTGCGCAACGTGGTCGAGTCCAACGAAGAATGGCCCACCGTGGGCTGGGAAACCCTGGCCAAGGCCAACCCCACCTGGCTGATCATCGCGCGCATGGACCGCCGCCGCTTCCCCGCCGACGACTACCAGAAGAAGCTTGATTTTCTGCGCAACGACCCGGTGGCCAAGAACATGGACGCGGTGAAGAACGGCCGCATCATCGTGCTCGACGCCGACGCCATGCAGGCCGGCATCCGCCTGTTCAAGGGCCTGGAGCGCTTGTCTGACGCCTTCGCCACGGGTAAAGCGCCGCAACCATGA
- a CDS encoding FecCD family ABC transporter permease — translation MSRLFPLSLAALVALLTALLAGIAIGETRVSTQVVWQVLANHLWQAGHVLDPIDAGIVWNYRLPRTLVAAACGAGLATCGVILQALLRNPLAEPYLLGLSAGASTGAVAVGLLGLGGAALSLSGGAFIGALAAFGLVLLLSRASGSSHNNAQVILAGIAGSQLFNALTAFLITKSATAEQARGIMFWLLGNLSGVRWPSVWLALPVALLGLVVCLWHRRALDAFTFGADSAASLGVPVRRTQLLLISCAALVTAVMVSIVGAIGFVGLVIPHALRLLLGAGHSRLLPASALGGALFLILADILSRTLISGQVIPVGVVTALIGAPVFALILVSRRGRP, via the coding sequence ATGAGCCGCCTGTTCCCCCTGAGCCTGGCAGCCCTTGTGGCCCTGCTTACCGCCTTGCTGGCCGGCATCGCCATCGGCGAAACCCGTGTCTCCACGCAGGTGGTGTGGCAGGTGCTGGCCAACCATTTGTGGCAGGCCGGCCACGTGCTCGACCCGATCGATGCCGGCATTGTCTGGAACTACCGACTGCCGCGCACCCTGGTGGCCGCAGCCTGCGGTGCCGGGCTGGCTACCTGCGGGGTGATTTTGCAGGCGCTGCTGCGCAACCCGCTGGCCGAACCCTACCTGCTGGGGTTGTCGGCCGGTGCTTCCACCGGTGCGGTGGCGGTGGGCCTGCTGGGCCTGGGCGGCGCGGCGCTGTCGTTGTCCGGCGGTGCCTTCATCGGCGCGCTGGCGGCCTTCGGCCTGGTGCTGCTGTTGTCGCGGGCCAGCGGCAGCAGCCACAACAATGCCCAGGTGATTCTGGCCGGCATTGCCGGCTCGCAACTGTTCAATGCCCTGACCGCATTTTTGATTACCAAGTCGGCCACCGCCGAGCAGGCGCGCGGCATCATGTTCTGGCTGCTGGGTAACCTCAGCGGCGTGCGCTGGCCCTCGGTGTGGCTGGCCTTGCCGGTGGCGCTGCTGGGCCTGGTGGTGTGCCTGTGGCACCGCCGCGCGCTGGATGCCTTCACCTTCGGCGCCGACTCGGCCGCATCGTTGGGTGTGCCGGTACGCCGCACGCAACTGCTGCTGATCAGCTGTGCGGCGCTGGTGACTGCAGTGATGGTGTCGATTGTCGGCGCCATTGGTTTCGTCGGCCTGGTCATCCCCCACGCCCTGCGTTTGCTGCTGGGCGCCGGCCACAGCCGCCTGCTGCCCGCCAGTGCTCTGGGTGGCGCGCTGTTTCTGATTCTGGCCGATATCCTTTCGCGCACCCTGATCAGCGGCCAGGTGATCCCGGTGGGCGTGGTCACCGCGCTGATCGGCGCGCCGGTGTTCGCGCTGATTCTGGTCAGCCGCCGGGGGCGCCCATGA
- a CDS encoding ABC transporter ATP-binding protein translates to MTAMNPLAIAPLACHNLSLRLGERDVLQGIDLAVNPGETLGIVGPNGSGKSTLLKLLAGLRTPSSGSVQLLGEPLAKLPRRRIAQLLALVEQQADTQDAISVFDAVALGRTPWLSALAPFGRQDRAIVDQALADADASHLRERIWRELSGGERQRVHIARALAQRPQLLLLDEPTNHLDIQHQLGLLQQVQALPVTTLVALHDLNQALTCDRLAVLDQGRLVALGPPESVLTPERLLSTFGVHAHYLTDPYDGARILRFRAP, encoded by the coding sequence ATGACCGCCATGAACCCCCTCGCCATCGCCCCCCTCGCCTGCCACAACTTGAGCCTGCGCCTGGGCGAGCGCGACGTGCTGCAAGGCATCGACCTGGCCGTAAACCCTGGCGAGACGCTGGGTATCGTCGGCCCCAACGGCTCGGGCAAATCCACCCTGCTCAAGCTGCTGGCCGGCCTGCGCACACCCAGCAGCGGCAGCGTGCAGTTGCTCGGCGAGCCCTTGGCAAAACTGCCGCGCCGGCGCATCGCCCAGCTGCTGGCCCTGGTGGAGCAACAGGCCGACACGCAAGACGCCATCAGCGTGTTCGACGCCGTGGCCCTGGGCCGCACGCCGTGGCTGTCGGCCCTGGCGCCGTTCGGCCGGCAAGACCGCGCCATCGTCGACCAGGCCCTGGCCGACGCGGACGCCAGCCACCTGCGCGAGCGCATCTGGCGCGAGTTGTCTGGCGGCGAGCGCCAGCGCGTGCACATCGCCCGCGCCCTGGCCCAGCGCCCGCAGCTGTTGCTGCTGGACGAGCCCACCAACCACCTCGACATCCAGCACCAGCTGGGCCTGCTGCAACAGGTGCAGGCCCTGCCGGTGACCACCCTGGTGGCCCTGCACGACCTCAACCAGGCGCTCACCTGCGACCGCCTGGCAGTGCTCGACCAAGGCCGCCTGGTCGCCCTCGGCCCCCCCGAAAGCGTGCTCACCCCAGAGCGGCTGCTGAGCACTTTCGGCGTGCACGCCCACTACCTCACCGACCCCTACGACGGCGCGCGCATCCTGCGCTTTCGCGCCCCCTGA
- a CDS encoding pseudoazurin, which produces MLPRSTTALLLATLLTTTAAQAEVHEVQMLNRGADGAMVYVPDHLHIAPGDSVRFVPTQAGHNAASLPALLPAGATAFKSKLNQPFEQVFEAPGLYGIQCIPHLAMGMVMLIQVGDSQGASLPDNLPARAKARLAAQLQKLEAGQ; this is translated from the coding sequence ATGTTGCCGCGCTCCACCACTGCCCTGCTGCTCGCCACCCTGCTGACCACCACCGCCGCCCAGGCCGAGGTGCATGAAGTGCAGATGCTCAACCGCGGCGCCGACGGCGCCATGGTCTATGTGCCCGACCACCTGCACATCGCCCCGGGCGACAGCGTGCGCTTTGTGCCGACCCAGGCCGGGCACAACGCCGCCAGCCTGCCCGCCCTGCTGCCGGCGGGTGCCACGGCGTTCAAGAGCAAGCTCAACCAGCCCTTCGAGCAGGTGTTCGAGGCGCCCGGGCTGTATGGCATCCAGTGCATCCCGCACCTGGCCATGGGCATGGTGATGCTGATCCAGGTCGGCGACAGCCAGGGCGCCAGCCTGCCTGACAATCTCCCGGCCCGGGCCAAGGCACGCCTAGCCGCGCAGCTGCAAAAACTGGAGGCCGGCCAGTGA
- a CDS encoding OprD family porin, whose product MKQVFIALPLLGLSPLALAESAQSQANGFVEDSSWSLLNRTVYDQRDYKHGGRNSGARNAYKPRNERNGLAEEWAYGLMGTFSSGFTQGLIGVGMDAHAYQGVQLDSGGGRAGKARLLGVDNAGHPKNTYSRGGAAVKLRLSNTVLSYGEQRVKTPVFSSSDSRLLPETATGWFLTSNEIDTLKLVAGHFNESTDRNASSHNQGFVVNYSNARQGNAFDLAGAVWNPNANVSASLYTSRYEDSWNQHYLGSTLSHAIDEQRSVSLDLNLYRTTDTGKALSGRIDNTTWSLVGRYAQGPHAFSLGWQQVDGNTPFDYVTRGAIFIANAVQMSDFNAPNEKSWQARYDLNMGAFGVPGLNLTALYVRGFDIDGTHVDPTGGYAYLGYGKDGKHWERDLEARYVVQSGKAKGLSFSVRHNVHRGDTAQAELDGDQIRLAVEYPLTGSF is encoded by the coding sequence GTGAAACAGGTTTTCATCGCCCTGCCCCTGCTTGGCCTGAGCCCGCTGGCCCTGGCCGAGTCCGCCCAGTCGCAGGCCAACGGCTTTGTCGAGGACAGCAGCTGGAGCCTCCTCAACCGCACCGTGTACGACCAGCGCGACTACAAGCACGGCGGGCGCAACAGCGGCGCGCGCAACGCCTACAAGCCGCGCAACGAACGCAACGGCCTGGCCGAGGAATGGGCCTACGGCCTGATGGGTACCTTCAGCTCGGGTTTTACCCAGGGCCTGATCGGCGTCGGCATGGATGCCCACGCCTACCAGGGCGTGCAACTGGACAGCGGCGGCGGCCGCGCCGGCAAGGCGCGCCTGCTGGGCGTGGACAACGCCGGCCACCCGAAAAACACATACAGCCGTGGCGGCGCCGCCGTGAAGCTGCGCCTGTCCAACACCGTGCTGTCCTACGGCGAGCAACGGGTGAAAACCCCGGTGTTCAGCTCATCCGACAGCCGCCTGCTGCCCGAGACCGCCACCGGCTGGTTCCTCACCAGCAACGAAATCGACACGCTCAAGCTGGTGGCCGGCCACTTCAACGAAAGCACCGACCGTAATGCCTCAAGCCACAACCAGGGCTTCGTGGTGAACTACTCCAACGCTCGCCAAGGCAACGCCTTCGACCTGGCCGGCGCGGTGTGGAACCCCAACGCCAATGTCAGTGCCAGCCTGTACACCTCGCGCTACGAAGACAGCTGGAACCAGCATTACCTGGGCAGCACCCTGAGCCACGCCATCGACGAGCAGCGCAGCGTCAGCCTGGACCTGAACCTGTACCGCACCACCGACACCGGCAAGGCGCTGTCCGGGCGCATCGACAACACCACCTGGAGCCTGGTCGGCCGTTATGCCCAAGGCCCCCACGCGTTCAGCCTGGGTTGGCAGCAGGTCGACGGCAACACGCCGTTCGACTACGTCACCCGCGGCGCCATCTTCATCGCCAACGCCGTGCAGATGTCCGACTTCAACGCCCCCAACGAAAAGTCCTGGCAGGCTCGCTACGACCTGAACATGGGCGCGTTCGGCGTGCCGGGGCTGAACCTGACGGCGCTGTATGTGCGCGGGTTCGATATCGACGGCACCCATGTCGACCCTACGGGCGGGTATGCGTACCTGGGCTATGGCAAGGATGGCAAGCACTGGGAGCGCGACCTGGAGGCTCGGTATGTGGTGCAGAGCGGCAAGGCCAAGGGGCTGAGCTTTTCGGTGCGGCATAACGTGCACCGGGGGGATACGGCGCAGGCGGAGCTGGATGGGGATCAGATTCGCCTGGCGGTGGAATATCCGCTGACAGGTTCGTTCTGA
- a CDS encoding DUF3077 domain-containing protein, translating into MTKGIPDPPQQPCCDLYAFGTCNHHHAPLFTVRPGVFAEEALVHAIQLVQQAYQSTTLAREDAQGDARRLLGSSQLSLEMTEALLNKVLDGLVLLPSNPPAPKRPGRLAKPVQAQDYR; encoded by the coding sequence ATGACCAAGGGAATACCTGATCCACCCCAGCAACCCTGCTGCGACCTCTACGCCTTCGGCACCTGCAACCACCACCACGCCCCGCTGTTCACCGTTCGCCCCGGCGTCTTCGCCGAGGAAGCATTGGTGCATGCGATCCAGCTCGTTCAACAGGCCTACCAGTCCACCACCCTCGCCCGTGAAGATGCACAGGGCGATGCGCGGCGCTTGCTGGGCAGCTCGCAGCTGTCGCTGGAAATGACCGAGGCGCTGTTGAACAAGGTGCTGGATGGCCTCGTGCTGTTGCCGAGCAACCCGCCTGCGCCCAAGCGGCCGGGGCGGTTGGCGAAACCGGTACAGGCGCAGGACTACCGCTAG
- a CDS encoding GNAT family N-acetyltransferase produces MPTWTITPATRSATTETVRFIDTARRQLFPLLADSPLPRDLAHFNETYIDGPGHFLVAHADNQLIAGIGYLPYDHRFAQLDYHTRNTVEIVRLFVTPDYRRHGLAAALFGALREHAAAAGVECLYLHTHPFLPGAIRFWERQGFCIVDIEPDPQWQTTHMELMLG; encoded by the coding sequence ATGCCCACCTGGACCATCACCCCCGCCACCCGCTCAGCCACCACCGAAACCGTGCGCTTCATCGACACTGCCCGCCGCCAGCTTTTCCCGCTGCTGGCCGACTCGCCGTTGCCACGCGACCTTGCGCACTTCAACGAAACGTATATCGATGGCCCCGGCCACTTTCTGGTCGCCCACGCCGATAACCAGTTGATCGCCGGCATCGGTTATCTGCCCTACGATCACCGCTTTGCGCAACTCGACTACCACACCCGCAACACCGTCGAGATCGTGCGCCTGTTCGTCACTCCCGACTACCGCCGCCATGGCCTGGCCGCCGCGTTGTTCGGCGCCTTGCGCGAGCATGCGGCAGCGGCGGGCGTCGAATGCCTGTACTTGCACACTCACCCGTTCCTGCCGGGGGCGATCCGCTTCTGGGAGCGGCAGGGCTTTTGCATTGTCGATATCGAGCCGGACCCGCAGTGGCAGACCACCCATATGGAGCTGATGCTCGGGTAA
- a CDS encoding bile acid:sodium symporter family protein, giving the protein MARSRFLPDNFTLTLIAVVALATVLPARDQVAVAFDWITNIAIGLLFFLHGAKLSREAVYAGAGHWRLHLLVFVCTFVLFPLIGLALKPVLQPLVGNELYLGFLYLCALPATVQSAIAFTSLARGNVPAAICSAAASSLVGIFVTPMLVALLMGVHGDSGSTLEAIRKISLQLLVPFVAGQIARRWIGDWVGRNKAWLKFVDQGSILLVVYSAFGAAVIGGLWQQVPPATLALIVVGCCVVLALSLGITALLGKWLGFNIEDRITILFCGSKKSLATGVPMAQVLFAGSTIGLLILPLMIFHQIQLMVCAALAQRYARRPEVEGERAAAV; this is encoded by the coding sequence ATGGCCCGATCGCGGTTCTTGCCAGACAACTTCACCCTGACCTTGATAGCCGTGGTGGCCCTCGCCACCGTGCTGCCGGCGCGCGACCAGGTGGCGGTGGCGTTCGACTGGATCACCAACATCGCCATCGGCCTGCTGTTCTTCCTGCACGGCGCCAAGCTGTCGCGCGAGGCGGTGTATGCCGGTGCCGGCCATTGGCGCCTGCACCTGCTGGTGTTCGTCTGCACCTTCGTGCTGTTCCCGCTGATTGGCCTTGCGCTCAAGCCGGTGCTGCAGCCGCTGGTGGGCAACGAATTGTACCTGGGCTTCCTGTATCTGTGCGCGCTGCCGGCCACGGTGCAGTCGGCCATCGCCTTCACTTCGCTGGCCCGCGGCAACGTGCCGGCGGCTATTTGCAGCGCGGCGGCCTCAAGCCTGGTGGGCATCTTCGTTACACCGATGCTGGTGGCATTGCTGATGGGCGTGCACGGTGACAGCGGCTCTACGCTGGAGGCTATCCGCAAGATCAGCCTGCAACTGCTGGTGCCCTTCGTGGCCGGGCAGATCGCGCGGCGCTGGATCGGCGACTGGGTAGGGCGCAACAAGGCCTGGCTGAAGTTCGTCGACCAGGGCTCGATCCTGCTGGTGGTGTATTCGGCCTTCGGCGCCGCAGTGATTGGCGGCTTGTGGCAGCAGGTGCCGCCGGCCACCTTGGCGCTGATCGTGGTGGGCTGCTGCGTGGTGCTGGCCTTGTCGCTGGGGATTACCGCGCTGCTGGGCAAGTGGCTGGGCTTCAATATCGAGGACCGCATCACCATCCTGTTCTGCGGCTCGAAAAAGAGCCTGGCGACCGGGGTGCCCATGGCCCAGGTGCTGTTCGCCGGCAGCACCATCGGCTTGCTGATCTTGCCGTTGATGATCTTCCACCAGATCCAGCTGATGGTGTGTGCGGCGCTGGCGCAGCGCTATGCGCGCCGGCCTGAGGTTGAGGGTGAGCGGGCGGCGGCGGTGTAG
- a CDS encoding AraC family transcriptional regulator — protein sequence MSISGQATVHERIVPALHALPRPVFARTESLLRPERTPMHRHPWVQLSYAISGVLHVHTPTGSFVAPPQRAVWMPPDMDHEVFSFANTEMRGLYLDPQLFDDAHGHCRVIEVTPLTHELIKQFAQCPTEYDEAGEDGRLAMVLVDQLRAAREVSLSLPLPQDARVLQLCRQLQDAPDDNRTLAEWGEMLGASEKTLRRILLRETGLSFRHWRQRMRLLGALEALGQGVAVTEVALSAGYQSTSAFIAAFREQFGVTPGDFFNA from the coding sequence ATGTCGATAAGTGGACAAGCTACCGTGCATGAGCGGATTGTCCCCGCCCTGCACGCCCTGCCGCGCCCGGTATTTGCCCGCACCGAATCGCTGCTGCGCCCGGAGCGCACGCCGATGCACCGCCACCCCTGGGTGCAGTTGTCCTATGCGATTTCCGGTGTGCTGCACGTGCACACCCCCACCGGCAGCTTCGTCGCCCCGCCGCAGCGTGCGGTGTGGATGCCGCCGGACATGGACCACGAGGTGTTCAGCTTCGCCAATACCGAAATGCGTGGCCTGTACCTCGACCCGCAGCTGTTCGATGACGCCCATGGCCATTGCCGGGTGATCGAGGTGACGCCGCTGACCCATGAGCTGATCAAGCAGTTTGCGCAGTGCCCCACCGAGTACGACGAGGCCGGTGAGGACGGCCGCCTGGCCATGGTGCTGGTGGACCAGTTGCGTGCCGCCCGCGAGGTCAGCCTGTCGCTGCCCTTGCCGCAGGATGCGCGGGTGTTGCAGCTGTGCCGGCAGTTGCAGGACGCGCCGGACGACAACCGCACCCTGGCCGAGTGGGGCGAAATGCTGGGGGCGTCGGAGAAGACCTTGCGGCGCATTCTGCTGCGCGAAACCGGGCTGAGCTTTCGCCACTGGCGCCAGCGCATGCGCCTGCTGGGTGCGCTGGAGGCCCTGGGCCAGGGCGTGGCGGTGACCGAGGTGGCGTTGAGTGCCGGGTATCAGTCGACGTCGGCGTTCATTGCTGCGTTTCGCGAGCAGTTCGGCGTGACGCCCGGCGACTTCTTCAACGCCTGA
- the nfsB gene encoding oxygen-insensitive NAD(P)H nitroreductase encodes MDTVALAKRRYTTKAYDASRRIPQATIDALLEQLRHSPSSVNSQPWHFIVADTPEGKARLAKSTEVGFAYNTAKILNASHVVVFAARTDMTDSHLQALLDQEEKDGRYRNEQAKAGQDQTRRFYADLHRYDNKDLQHWMEKQVYLALGTALLGAAAYGLDATPIEGFDFKLMDAELGLRERGFTSVVVLALGYRSEDDFNAGLGKSRLPAEQVFTFL; translated from the coding sequence ATGGACACCGTTGCCCTGGCCAAGCGCCGCTACACCACCAAAGCCTACGACGCCAGCCGCCGTATCCCCCAGGCCACCATCGACGCACTGCTCGAGCAACTGCGCCACAGCCCGTCCTCGGTCAACTCCCAGCCCTGGCACTTCATCGTCGCCGACACCCCCGAAGGCAAGGCGCGCCTGGCCAAGAGCACCGAGGTAGGGTTTGCCTACAACACCGCGAAGATTCTCAACGCCTCCCACGTGGTGGTGTTCGCTGCCCGCACCGACATGACCGACAGCCACCTGCAGGCGCTGCTGGACCAGGAAGAAAAAGACGGCCGCTACCGCAACGAACAGGCCAAGGCCGGCCAGGACCAGACCCGGCGCTTCTACGCCGACCTGCACCGCTACGACAACAAGGACCTGCAGCACTGGATGGAGAAGCAGGTGTACCTGGCCCTGGGTACCGCGCTGCTGGGCGCTGCGGCCTACGGCCTGGACGCCACCCCGATCGAAGGCTTCGACTTCAAGCTGATGGACGCCGAACTGGGCCTGCGCGAGCGCGGCTTCACCAGCGTGGTGGTGTTGGCCCTGGGCTACCGCAGCGAGGATGACTTCAACGCAGGCCTGGGCAAATCGCGCCTGCCGGCTGAACAGGTGTTTACCTTCCTCTGA
- a CDS encoding LysR family transcriptional regulator has product MLRITDLELFTRASALGSFTAAAHEADLLPGQVAAAIKRLERELDVRLFARTTRSLRLTAEGELYLPTAQRVLETLRQGREDLHGSHSQLRGVLQVAAPSDMGRNLLRPWLSAFRREHPGLNLRFFLSDQLADLYRDPVDVAIRYGVIADGNYIALPLAPWNRRVVVASPDYLARHGRPQTLEALQQHDCLLYLQQGRVYDKWRLGNRTVQVRGPLVSDDADVVRRWALEGEGIVYKSWLDVSANIAAGELEMLLPEHAGEPTPVTLVCPHRKQLTPAVSQLHGWLRERFEGLRPVGLL; this is encoded by the coding sequence ATGCTGCGCATCACCGACCTGGAACTGTTCACCCGCGCCAGCGCCCTGGGCAGTTTCACTGCGGCAGCCCACGAGGCCGACCTGCTGCCCGGCCAGGTGGCGGCGGCGATCAAGCGCCTGGAGCGCGAGCTGGACGTGCGCCTGTTCGCCCGCACCACCCGCAGCCTGCGCCTGACCGCCGAGGGCGAGCTGTACCTGCCCACCGCCCAGCGCGTGCTCGAAACCCTGCGCCAGGGCCGCGAAGACCTGCACGGCAGCCACAGCCAGCTGCGCGGGGTGCTGCAGGTGGCGGCGCCGTCGGACATGGGGCGCAACCTGCTGCGCCCGTGGCTTAGCGCCTTTCGCCGTGAGCACCCGGGCTTGAACCTGCGGTTTTTCCTGTCTGACCAGTTGGCCGACTTGTACCGCGACCCGGTGGATGTGGCGATCCGCTACGGGGTGATTGCGGACGGCAACTACATCGCCCTGCCCCTGGCGCCCTGGAACCGCCGCGTGGTGGTGGCTTCACCGGACTACCTGGCCCGCCATGGCCGCCCGCAAACGCTCGAGGCGCTGCAGCAGCATGACTGCCTGCTGTACCTGCAACAGGGCCGGGTGTATGACAAGTGGCGCCTGGGCAACCGCACCGTGCAAGTACGCGGCCCCCTGGTCAGCGACGATGCCGACGTGGTGCGGCGCTGGGCGCTGGAGGGCGAAGGCATCGTCTACAAGTCGTGGCTCGATGTCAGCGCCAACATTGCCGCCGGCGAGCTGGAGATGCTGCTGCCCGAGCACGCCGGCGAGCCGACCCCGGTGACCCTGGTGTGCCCGCACCGCAAGCAACTGACGCCGGCGGTGTCGCAGTTGCATGGGTGGTTGCGCGAGCGGTTCGAAGGGTTGCGGCCGGTGGGGTTGTTGTAG